Proteins co-encoded in one Megalops cyprinoides isolate fMegCyp1 chromosome 1, fMegCyp1.pri, whole genome shotgun sequence genomic window:
- the snu13b gene encoding SNU13 homolog, small nuclear ribonucleoprotein b (U4/U6.U5): MADTEVNPKAYPLADATLTKTILDLVQQASNYKQLRKGANEATKTLNRGIAEFIVMAADAEPLEIILHLPLLCEDKNVPYVFVRSKQALGRACGVSRPVIATSVTIKEGSQLKPQIQSVQMAIERLLV, encoded by the exons ATG GCTGATACTGAAGTGAATCCCAAGGCCTACCCTTTGGCCGATGCTACATTGACCAAAACGATCCTGGATCTGGTGCAGCAAGCATCCAATTATAAGCAGTTAAGAAAAGGAGCGAACGAAG CCACCAAAACTCTGAACCGTGGGATTGCTGAGTTCATCGTGATGGCTGCCGACGCTGAGCCCCTGGAGATCATTTTGCATCTTCCACTCCTCTGTGAGGATAAGAACGTGCCATACGTGTTCGTGCGCTCCAAGCAGGCTCTCGGGCGCGCATGTGGAGTTTCAAGGCCCGTCATTGCCACATCTGTCACCATCAAGGAGGGGTCTCAGCTTAAGCCCCAAATCCAGTCTGTGCAGATGGCTATTGAGAGACTGCTGGTTTGA
- the LOC118787775 gene encoding cytochrome b-c1 complex subunit 2, mitochondrial, with translation MKGIRSLSHFSRRLYAAQAAHKLDVAAPAFSSQEVQVTKLPSGLVIASLENYSPASKIGVFVKAGCRYEPVDSLGVTHVLRLAANLTTKGASAFKICRGIEAVGGSLSVTTSRENMIYTVECLRDHIDTVMEFLINVTTAPEFRPWELADLTPRVKIDKDLAHHRPQIGIVEALHAAAYKNALSNSLYCPHYMVGRISSDQLHSFVQNNFTSARMALVGLGVDHSVLKQVGEHFLNIRGGAGTVGKKAQYRGGELRAQNGSGLAHAAVVSEGAAEGTAEATAFRVLQQVLGAGPRVKRGSNTTSKLSQGIAKATTQPFDASAFNASYSDSGLFGVYTISQASAAGDVIKAALGQVKAVAQGGLTAADLSRAKNQLKAEYLMSLESLDGMLGDMGSQILSGGAYSTPDAVAQKIDSVTSNDVVNVAKKFVAGKKTMASSGHLENMPFIDEL, from the exons ATGAAGGGGATTCGGAGTCTCAGTCATTTCTCc aggaGGCTTTATGCAGCTCAAGCTGCCCACAAGTTGGATGTTGCAGCACCAGCTTTCTCCTCGCAGGAGGTGCAG GTGACAAAACTGCCCAGTGGTTTGGTGATTGCCTCTTTGGAGAACTATTCACCTGCCTCCAAGattggtgtgtttgtgaaagctGGCTGTCGTTATGAGCCTGTTGATAGCCTGGGAGTCACTCATGTACTGCGTTTGGCAGCTAATCTG aCCACTAAGGGTGCTTCTGCGTTCAAGATCTGTCGTGGAATTGAGGCTGTGGGCGGCAGTTTGAG TGTAACAACATCAAGGGAGAACATGATTTACACTGTTGAGTGCTTGAGAGACCACAT TGACACTGTCATGGAGTTCTTGATCAATGTGACCACTGCACCTGAGTTCAGGCCATGGGAACTGGCTGACCTCACCCCCAGGGTGAAGATAGACAAGGACCTGGCTCACCATCGTCCACAGATTG gTATTGTTGAAGCCCTGCATGCAGCTGCATATAAGAATGCCCTGTCCAACTCTCTGTACTGTCCACACTACATGGTGGGCCGCATCAGCTCGGATCAG CTGCACTCCTTTGTCCAGAATAACTTTACCAGTGCACGAATGGCTCTGGTAGGCCTcg GTGTGGACCATTCTGTGCTGAAGCAAGTTGGAGAGCATTTCTTAAATATCCGGGGTGGAGCAGGGACTGTTGGAAAAAAGGCGCAGTACCGTGGAG GCGAGCTGAGGGCTCAGAATGGAAGCGGCCTGGCACACGCCGCGGTGGTGAGCGAGGGAGCCGCAGAGGGCACCGCAGAGGCCACTGCTTTCAGAGTGCTGCAGCAGGTGCTGGGAGCCGGGCCACGAGTCAAAAGGGGCTCCAACACCACCAGCAAGCTGAGCCAGGGCATTGCCAAGGCGACCACGCAGCCCTTTGAT GCCTCAGCCTTCAATGCCAGTTACTCGGACTCTGGACTGTTTGGAGTGTACACCATCTCCCAGGCCTCCGCTGCTGGTGAT GTGATCAAGGCTGCGCTCGGACAGGTGAAGGCTGTGGCCCAGGGGGGCCTCACAGCCGCTGATCTCAGCAGAGCTAA GAACCAGCTGAAGGCAGAGTATTTGATGTCCTTGGAGAGTTTGGacggcatgctgggagacaTGGGGTCACAGATACTGTCAGGGGGAGCATACAGTACCCCAGACGCTGTGGCCCAGAAGATTGACTCTGTGACTTCAAACGACGTTGTCAAT gttgCAAAGAAATTTGTggcaggaaagaaaacaatggcATCTAGTGGACATCTAGAGAATATGCCCTTCATTGATGAATTGTGA